The genomic DNA TACGAAACCTGGGTTGGGACGAAATCTATATAACAACCCTTTTTAGTTTTTACTGGAATAAAACAATCGAGACTATTAAGTATTACTTAAGGACGCCCGGAAATCCAAAAATATATATAGGTGGGATCATGGCTTCCTTAATGCAGGATGATATCGAAGAAGCTACCGGAATACGTCCAGTTTTTGGCTTGCTAAATGAGAAAGGCAAGCTAGGTATAGATGATGAGGAGATAATAGATCGTCTAGTGCCGGATTACCATATCCTCGAAGACATTTCTTATATCTATCCTGCCCATGATGCTTATTTTGCACATACAACTAGAGGTTGTATTCGAAAATGTGAGTTTTGTGCCGTAAGCATCATTGAGCCAAAATATGTAGATTATATACCGTTAAAATCTCAGATCGAACTAATTGATAAAAAGTTTGGTCAAAAAAAAGATCTTCTATTGATGGATAACAATGTTCTTGCATCCAAGCAATTTGACCGCATCGTTGATGAAATTAAAGATGCTGGATTTGTTAAGGGGGCAAAGCTTGGGAAGCGTCTAAGATATGTTGACTTTAATCAGGGGATAGATCCGCGAATACTAACTAAGGAAAAGATCGAACGACTTGCAGAGCTTCCAATTAAGCCGCTAAGGATAGCTTTTGACGACATAGAACTGAAGGAGATCTATGCAGAAAAAATTAGATGGGCCGCAGAATATGGCTTAGTCTATCTATCGAACTATGTCTTGTATAATTTTGAAGATACGCCTGAAGATTTCTATGAGCGACTTAGGATCAACATAGAGCTGAATGAAGAGTTAGGGACACAGATATTTTCTTTTCCGATGAAGTATGTGCCATTTACTAGCAAGAACAGGAAATACATTGGTTCCAATTGGAACTATCGCTATCTTAGGAGCGTTAATTGTATCTTGAACGCTACTCACGGTGTCGTTGGTATTAAGAAACCATTTTTTAATCGTGCCTTTGGTGAAAATGTGGAGCAGTTTAAAAGACTTTTGGCTATGCCAGAGAAATATATTATCTACCGTGACCAGCATGAAGCTACCGAGGCCAAAGCCTGGGTGGTGCAATATGATGGGTTGCTTGCCGATCAAAAGATAGTGCTGCATGGAATTATCGATAAAC from Actinomycetota bacterium includes the following:
- a CDS encoding cobalamin-binding domain-containing protein — protein: MSKTKKSIKILLVEPDYRNKYPPLGLMKIAAFHKQKGHDVRFVKGCDSEIRNLGWDEIYITTLFSFYWNKTIETIKYYLRTPGNPKIYIGGIMASLMQDDIEEATGIRPVFGLLNEKGKLGIDDEEIIDRLVPDYHILEDISYIYPAHDAYFAHTTRGCIRKCEFCAVSIIEPKYVDYIPLKSQIELIDKKFGQKKDLLLMDNNVLASKQFDRIVDEIKDAGFVKGAKLGKRLRYVDFNQGIDPRILTKEKIERLAELPIKPLRIAFDDIELKEIYAEKIRWAAEYGLVYLSNYVLYNFEDTPEDFYERLRINIELNEELGTQIFSFPMKYVPFTSKNRKYIGSNWNYRYLRSVNCILNATHGVVGIKKPFFNRAFGENVEQFKRLLAMPEKYIIYRDQHEATEAKAWVVQYDGLLADQKIVLHGIIDKQKFVDDITGNERLDEVLQHYRRDTESLQQVVLQV